GACCACCGAATCACACACCAACTTCGATGCCGCCAGTCTGCTTGGCCCGGCCTCGACGCCCTCGGTGCAGGTGAACCTCTCGGCGATCGAGAAGGAGCTGGCGGGCAATAAGAGCGTGACGCCGAACCTCAACGTCACGGGCGCCGCGCCGATCCGATAAATCCTACGATCGCTACCGCCGGCGACCTGCCCGGTATTTTTTAGTATTTTGCTTGCCGCGAGCCAAGTTGTAAGCGATGCTATGCCGATAAGATGTATGCGTCGGGTTCATCGAGGCACAAGGAAGTGTCGCGCCGCACCCGGCGGCTCAACGCGGGAGCATCCATATGCGTCTGACGCCCGAATCCAGGAGCGAAGTCGAGGAACTGACCTGGCGCATCATCGATAACGAAATCGATGAGCCCAACTTCCGTCGCCTCGAAACCTACCTCACCGACTCCGAAGAAGCACGCCATCTGTACGTTGAATGCTTCTGGCTCCACACCGCCCTGCTCCACCACTATCAGCCCGATCGCTTCAAGCGACTCCTCCCGCAGATGAGCCCGGGCAATGCGTTCATGGAAGCCCTCGAAGAATCCGAGCCGCTCGCCAATCAGCGCGAAGTCGCCCGCCAGCGCCGCACGAAAAAGCCCACGCCCAACAACTGATCGCTTCATCCTTGCCCATTACTCAAACGCCTCGCACTTGCGGGGCGTTTGTCTTTGCGGTATCACCGCCCGCCGGTGAACCGTGTGACGCTCGATCCGACTTTGACAATCCGTGATGCCGTCGAAAGCGATCTGCCCGACATCGTGGGGATCTACAACGCCTCAATCCCCGGCCGGGTGGCGACGTCAGACACCGAACCGATCACCGTTGAGTCGCGCGCCAAGTGGTTCGCCCGCCATGACCCCGTCCGCCGCCCTCTGCTCGTCGGCGAACTGGCCGGGCGGGTCGTGGGCTATTGCAGCTTCCGCAATTTCTACGGGCGACCCGCCTACTACATCACCGCCGAGATCGCCATCTACGTCGACCCCGCCCATCACCGCAAGGGCTTCGCCCGCGCCCTGATCTCCGCCGGCCTCGACCGCGCCCGTGCCGCCGACCTCGAAAATGTTCTGGCCTTCGTCTTCGCCCACAACCCCGCCAGTCTCGCCCTATTCCAATCCTTCGGGTTCACCCCCGCCGGCCGACTCCCCGCCGTCGCCAATCTCGACGGGCGCCGCGTCGACCTCGTCATCCTGCAAAAACGCCTCTGACGCACGCCGTTTTCACTTCGCCGCATCATCGGTCAGATCGATGCTCAAAAGATGCTGCTCATCGCGGGCGAACAGGTGGCCGTGTGCGAGAGCGGGGTAGGCACGGACGGTGGCGTCGAAAAGGTGGGCGTGCGCCGTTTCGCGATACGCGGTCGGCGAGGCGTCGGCGAGGATCAGGTCGCCGCGGTCCGTCAGAAGGATCAGTCGATCGGTCGCCAGCAGCAGCGACGCGTTATGCACGGTGTCGGTCGACCACATGACCTTCCCCGTCGCCAGTTCGATACAGCGCAGGTCGGAACCCGGCGGCATGTCGAATCGGCCGTGCGAACCGTAGAGGTACCCGTCACGATGCACGGGCGTCGGGTAATGCGCCGACAGCGCCTCGTCGGAATGCCACACAACCCGCGGCTGATCCTTTTCGATGTGCAATAGCGTCGCCCCGGTGCCGTAGCTCGCCGACAAAAACACACGATCGCCCGCAAAAACAAGCGGCACGGCGGCGTTGACGGACGCATCCTGATCCGACCGGAAAGGGAACTCGAAGCGCATCGCGCCGCCGGCCGGGTCGATCGCGACGAGCCGCTCGCGCGTCAGCACCAGTGCGGCGGGTTGGCCATCGATCACCCCGGACGTCGGCGAGGAATAGCCGGCCGCATCGGAGGTAACTTTGTACCGAAGCTCGCCGGTGCGTTTGTCGAGGCCGACGATCCCGGCTTCGTCGTTGCCGCCGACGTTGAGGACCAGCACATCGCCGACGATGATCGGCGCCCCGGCCCGGCCGAAGAATCCCTTGTCGGACCGGAACTGTTTGACCGTGTCGAGCGACCAGATGATTCTCCCGGTCGCCAGGTCCAGACAATGGATCATGCCCTCCGCCCCGTAGGTGTACACGCGGTCGCCCTCAATGGTCGGCACGGCCCGAGGGCCGTTGTCGAAACCGAAGTTGTCGACATAGCGCGTCGGATACGTGAAGGTCCACTGAACCTTGCCGCTGGCTGCGTCGAGCGATCGGAGCCGCGCGGTGTTATCGATGCGGTCGAAGACGAGTACGTGTTCACCGCTCACGGCGGGTCCGGCGAAGCCGGCGCCGACGTCGATCCTCCAATCGATGTGCGGTCCGCCGGCGGGGAAGTGATCGATGATGTGCTCGGCGCTGACGCCGTCGCGATTGGGGCCGAGCAGTTGGGGCCAGTCGGCGGCGCGGGCGGTATTGATGAGGACGCACAGGGCGATCGGGAGCGCGGTCTTCATGACCTGAGCATAGCGGCCGGTGCGTCAGGAGGGAACCTTCAGCGGCTCGTGATGCGTTTTGCGGCGGAGCCAGTTGATCGTGCGATGCACGGGCGGACGGCGGAAAAGCCAGCGGAGAAGCCGCTTTTTGCGGGGAAAGTCGACAAGGATCAGGCCGATGAGGATCGTGACCACGCCCTGGCCCGGCAGGACAAGCATGGCGATCCCGGCGAGGATGAACACATAACCGAGGATGTTGCGGACGATGAGGACGATCACGCGGAGCGCGGCGTGCCGGGTTCCCCAGTGGGTCAGCGCGGCGTCATCGTTGACGAAATAGTCGGCGGGCAGGCGAACGAGGATGATCGGGCCGGTGATGATCGTCACGAGCAGCGACAGCACCGAAAAGACGGCGAGCCAGAAGAGCAGCGCCTCGTGATCCTTGCCCCACTGCCATATCGCATTCATGACAAAGCATACGCGCGACACGTGGTGTCGCGGCTATTGAATTTGCGATGAAGCGGATCGGCGGCGCTTACAGCGTGGCGCTGGTGAAGGGCAGCAGGCCCATGTAGCGGGCGCGCTTGATGGCCTGAGCGGCGAGGCGCTGCTCGTAGGCGGTGAGCCCGGTGCGCTTGCGGCCGTTGATCTTGCCGTTGGGGCTCATCAGGCGGCGGAGCGGCTCGATGTTCTTGTAGTCAACGTAGAGCTGACCGGTGGAGGAGCGAACAGCGATGTCCTTGTTGGTCGGTCCGAAACGATCAAAACGCGTGGCCATGAGAAGTCTCCGTCATGGGCTGTGTGGCCCCCGCATCGGCAGGGGCGACGGTTATTGGGAGCGGTATTGTAGAGGGCCCGGCCAATGGGTCAAGCCGGGGGATGAGAAGGGGTGAAGTGGCGAGGTGGTGATATGGCGAAGTAGGGACGGGAACCGCCTTTACATCACCACTTCACCCTATCGCCCCATCACCGCTTGCTTCACCCCGTCGGGTGCGCCGGCGTGATGGGCAGGGGTTTGGCGGCGGCGGCGGGGACGACGCGGAAGCACTCGGCGGGCCGGCCAAACCGGGCGGCGAAGCCCTTCTCCATGTGTTCGATGAGCCCCGGCACCGCTTCGTTGCCGACGAGCGCGAT
The nucleotide sequence above comes from Planctomycetota bacterium. Encoded proteins:
- a CDS encoding PQQ-binding-like beta-propeller repeat protein is translated as MKTALPIALCVLINTARAADWPQLLGPNRDGVSAEHIIDHFPAGGPHIDWRIDVGAGFAGPAVSGEHVLVFDRIDNTARLRSLDAASGKVQWTFTYPTRYVDNFGFDNGPRAVPTIEGDRVYTYGAEGMIHCLDLATGRIIWSLDTVKQFRSDKGFFGRAGAPIIVGDVLVLNVGGNDEAGIVGLDKRTGELRYKVTSDAAGYSSPTSGVIDGQPAALVLTRERLVAIDPAGGAMRFEFPFRSDQDASVNAAVPLVFAGDRVFLSASYGTGATLLHIEKDQPRVVWHSDEALSAHYPTPVHRDGYLYGSHGRFDMPPGSDLRCIELATGKVMWSTDTVHNASLLLATDRLILLTDRGDLILADASPTAYRETAHAHLFDATVRAYPALAHGHLFARDEQHLLSIDLTDDAAK
- the rpsR gene encoding 30S ribosomal protein S18, which translates into the protein MATRFDRFGPTNKDIAVRSSTGQLYVDYKNIEPLRRLMSPNGKINGRKRTGLTAYEQRLAAQAIKRARYMGLLPFTSATL
- a CDS encoding GNAT family N-acetyltransferase yields the protein MTIRDAVESDLPDIVGIYNASIPGRVATSDTEPITVESRAKWFARHDPVRRPLLVGELAGRVVGYCSFRNFYGRPAYYITAEIAIYVDPAHHRKGFARALISAGLDRARAADLENVLAFVFAHNPASLALFQSFGFTPAGRLPAVANLDGRRVDLVILQKRL